From Meiothermus sp., a single genomic window includes:
- a CDS encoding metal ABC transporter permease — MNADLVITLTAILVSVASALLGTFLVLRRMALMSDAISHAALPGIVLAYWLSGGERATPVALAGAAAAGLVTVTLVEWLTRSGKVKNDAAIGIVFPALFSLGVLAVSLYFRQVHLDLDAVLYGEIAYAPFNTLTLGGREIPESWLIMGSLALLNLLFVLLFYKELKLATFDAGLAAALGFAPGVLHYALMTLVSFTAVGAFQSVGAILIVAFLIIPPATAYLLTERLPVMIGLAVGVGVVSSLAGYALAIWLDASIAGMMATVAGICFALAFFFSPLEGLLTTRIRRERDRLLVAARLLVAHLAHHDRPVSEQEVIEEFAWNPRFLKRVRHKALQMGWLEVTQGGLRPRHPPQ, encoded by the coding sequence ATGAACGCCGATCTAGTCATCACCCTTACGGCCATCCTGGTCTCGGTGGCCTCGGCCCTGTTGGGCACTTTTCTGGTGTTGCGTCGCATGGCCCTCATGTCCGATGCCATTTCCCACGCGGCGCTGCCGGGCATTGTGCTGGCCTACTGGCTTTCCGGCGGCGAACGGGCTACCCCCGTTGCCTTGGCGGGGGCCGCTGCGGCCGGGCTGGTCACCGTGACCCTGGTAGAGTGGCTCACCCGCAGCGGCAAAGTCAAGAACGATGCCGCCATCGGTATTGTCTTCCCTGCTTTGTTCAGCCTGGGAGTGTTGGCAGTCTCGCTCTATTTCCGTCAGGTGCACCTCGACCTAGACGCGGTACTCTACGGCGAAATTGCCTATGCGCCCTTCAATACCCTAACCCTGGGGGGCCGCGAAATACCCGAGTCTTGGCTGATCATGGGCTCGCTGGCCCTGCTCAACCTGCTCTTTGTGCTTTTGTTTTACAAAGAACTCAAGCTCGCTACCTTCGATGCGGGCCTGGCTGCGGCGCTGGGCTTTGCGCCAGGTGTGCTGCACTATGCGCTGATGACCCTGGTTTCCTTTACCGCGGTGGGGGCATTTCAGTCGGTGGGCGCCATTTTGATTGTGGCTTTTCTGATTATTCCTCCGGCCACAGCCTACCTGCTGACCGAGCGCCTGCCGGTCATGATCGGCCTGGCTGTGGGGGTGGGTGTGGTCTCGAGCCTGGCGGGTTATGCGCTGGCCATCTGGCTCGATGCTTCGATTGCTGGCATGATGGCTACGGTCGCCGGAATCTGCTTTGCCTTGGCATTCTTTTTCTCGCCCTTAGAGGGGTTGCTGACTACCCGGATTCGCCGGGAAAGAGACCGCCTTTTGGTCGCCGCCCGCCTTTTGGTCGCCCACCTGGCCCACCACGACCGCCCGGTTTCCGAGCAGGAGGTTATCGAAGAGTTTGCTTGGAACCCCCGATTTTTGAAGCGGGTTAGGCACAAGGCTTTGCAAATGGGCTGGCTCGAGGTGACTCAGGGCGGCTTACGCCCTCGCCACCCCCCTCAATAA